The Aureimonas populi genome includes the window GCCGCCGGATCTGGATCATCGCCACGGCCGCCACCGCCGCGCCCGCCAGCGCCGCCAGCGCGCCCGTGGCGTGGGCCGAGCCGGACGGGTCGCCGAGCGCCGTGAAGTTCGGCGCCGATACGATGACGATGCCCACGAGGCCGATGGCGACCGCCGCCCAGCGGTAGGCACGCACCACCTCCTTGAGGAAGATCACGGCGAAGACCACCGTGAGAAGCGGGGCCGCGTAGGAGATCGTCACCCATTCGGGATAGGGCAGGCGCGTGAGCGCGTAGAAGCCGAGCCCCATGGAGACGACGCCCACGACGCCGCGCAGCACGTGGCCCGGCAGGTCGTCGGTGCGCAGCGCCGTGCGCAGCTCGCCCAGCCACGCCAGGTAGATCACCACCGGAATGAGCGCGAAGAACGAGCGGAAGAAGACGAGCTGCCCCGGCGGCACACCCTCCCCTCCCGCCTTCAGGCTCGACTGCATCGCGACGAAGACGATGACCGACAAGACCTTCAGGCCGATGCCGAGAAGGGGATTGGCGCCCGTGGGGACAGGCATGGGGGGCGTGGGCATGGGGCGGGCGTCCAGCGGGGGCCGGGGGGATGACCGCTTCTAGGATGGAACGGCCGGCCGGGTCGAGACGCCGGGCGGTAAAATAGTATTGCCTCCTTAGCGCCTTCGCGATTAGGCACGAGGCCGCAGGTGGGGTATCCCACGCGCGCGGAACAGGAGACGGCTTCGATGCACGACGACGACGAGCAGGTCATCCGGCTGGAGGATTACCGGCCGACCGATTTCCTCATCCATGAGGTCGACCTCCTCGTCTGCCTGTTCGAGGGCCGGGCCGAAGTCCGCGCCGCGCTGACCGTGGAGCGCCGGCCGGGCTCGCCCGAGGCGGCCAGCCTCTCGCTGGATGGCGACGAGCTGACGCTGACCTCGCTCGCGCTCGACGGTGAGCGACTGCCGGAAGGCTCCTACGAGGTCTCGCCCGAGGCGCTGACGCTGCATGGCCTTCCCGCGTCCGGCCGCTTCACCCTTTCGATCGGCACCACGCTGGAGCCGGAGAAGAACACCAAGCTGATGGGGCTCTATCGCACGCGCGGCGTCTGGTGCACGCAGTGCGAGGCCGAGGGCTTCCGCCGCATCACCTACTTCCTCGACAGGCCGGACGTGCTGGCCACCTACCGGGTGCGGATCGAGGCGCCGCGCGCGGCCGCGCCCGTGCTTCTGGCCAACGGCAACCCGGTGGAGAGCGGCCCGCTCGAAGGCGGCCGGCACTTCGCCCTCTGGCACGACCCGCACCCCAAGCCCTCCTACCTCTTCGCGCTGGTGGCGGGCGATCTGGACGTCTTGAAGGACGATTTCACCACCGCCGGCGGCCGCAAGGTCGACCTGGCGATCTATACCGAGAAGGGCCTCAGCGCCCGCTCCGTCTACGCGATGGACGCGCTCAAGCGCTCCATGGCGTGGGACGAGCGGCGCTTCGGCCGAGAATACGACCTCGATGTCTTCAACATCGTCGCCGTCTCGGACTTCAACATGGGGGCGATGGAGAACAAGGGCCTCAACGTCTTCAACCACAAATACGTCCTGCTCGACCCCGACACCGCGACGGACGGCGATTACGCCGGCGTCGAGACCGTGATCGCGCACGAATACTTCCACAACTGGACGGGCAACCGCATCACCTGCCGGGACTGGTTCCAGCTCTGCCTGAAGGAAGGGCTCACCGTCTATCGGGACCAGGAGTTCACGGCGGACGAGCGCTCGCGCGCGGTCAAGCGCATCGCCAGCGTGCAGCTTCTGAAGTCGCAGCAATTCCCCGAGGACCAGGGGCCGCTCCAGCACCCCGTGCGCCCCACCCGCTACCGGGAGATCAACAACTTCTACACCGCCACGGTCTACGACAAGGGCGCGGAGCTGGTGCGCATGATCGCCACCATCCTCGGGCCGGAACGCTTCCGCGCCGGGATGGACCTGTATTTCGAGCGCCACGACGGCGAGGCGGCCACCATCGAGGATTTCCTCCTCTGCTTCGAGGAGGCGGGCGGGCGGAGCCTGGAGCGCTTCCGCCTCTGGTATGCGCAGGCCGGCACGCCGACCCTTTCGGTGCGCGAGACCTATGCGGACGGCCGCCTCACGCTCAGCCTCTCCCAGCGCCTGGCGCGGGGCGCGGCGGGCACGGGCACCGAGCCCATGCACATGCCCGTCCGCTTCGGCCTCGTCGGCTCCAATGGCGCGGACATGGAGGCCGTGCCACGGGCGGAGGGCGCAAAGGCGGAGGACGGCATCATCCACCTCCTGGAGGAGAAGGGCGAGGTCGTCTTCGAGGGCCTGCCCGAGCGGCCCCTCGTCTCCATCCTGCGAGACTTCTCCGCGCCCGTCACGCTCGACTTCCCCCAGAGCCGGGAGGACCGGCTGGCGCTGGCCCGGCTCGATCCCGACGCCTTCGGGCGCTGGCGGGCGCTGGCCGACCTCGTGGGCGAGACGCTGGCCGATGCCGGGCGCACGGGCTTCTCGCCCGCCGATGCCGCGCCGGTGCTCCAGGCCGTGGCGGCCGGCGCGGCCGACGAGGCGCTGGAGCCCTCGCTGCGCGCGCAAATGGCGGCCCTGCCGGGAGAGGGCGAGATCGCCCGCCTCGTGGGGCAGGATGTCGATCCCGGCCGTGTCCACCGCGCGCGCATCGCGGCCATGGCGGAGCTGGGGCGCATCGGCGGCGAAAGCTTCGCGCGCCTGCTGGCCGAGGGGGCCGGAGAGCCCTTCTCGCCCGCGCCCGACAGTGTCGGCCGGCGCGCGCTGCGCAACACGATCCTCGCCTTCGTTTCGCTGGCGGCCGGTGACGCCTCGCGGGCGGAGCGCCAGTTCGCGGGCGCGACGAACATGACCGACCGCCTCGCGGCCCTCGCCGTCCTGGCGCATCACTTCCCGCGCGAGGCGGCCACGCGCAAGGCCCTCGAGCGCTTCCACGACACCTATGCGGGCGACGATCTCGTGCTCGACAAATGGTTCATGCTCCAGGCCAGCGCGGCGCATGAGGACGCGCTGGCAGACGTGGAGCGGCTGGCGGCCCACCCCGCCTTCAAGCTGGCCAACCCCAACCGGGCACGGGCGCTGATCGGCGGCTTCGCCAGCGCCAACCCCCTCGCCTTCCATCGGCCGGACGGCGCGGGCTACCGCTTCGTCGCCCGGATGCTGACGGAGCTGGACCGCCTCAACCCGCAGACCGCCGCGCGCCTGGCCACCGCCTTCCGCTCCTGGCGCTCGCTGGAACCGGGCCGGCGGGAGCTGGCGGCGCAGACGCTGCGGGCGATCGCGCAGGGCAAGCAGATTTCGCGCGACCTGAAGGACATCGTCGATCGCTCCCTGCAATAATTCCAGCTTCGTCCAGTGGCCTCAATTTCGCCACCCGATGAAAACGGGCAAAATGCAACCAAGACGATTATGGTTAACGATTTCTTACTTCCAAGCAGTGTCAAGTCCTAGACAGGAATCACCCCCTCTGATTCATTAGGGCAGATTCGGATGTGCGGCGTGCCGGATCGTTCGAGGCGACAATTCGAGGGGTCGTTGAATGAGTGCGGACGCTTCCAGCGTACCGGCGAGAACGGATTCCGGGCGTCCGGCGACCTTTCTGAACGCTGTGCGGGAAAAGATCTCCCGCCTTCCCATGCCGCCGCTGGGCCTGCCCCCGCTGCACACGCTGGAACCCGCGCTTCGGCGCGGCGTGCCGCTCGTCACCGTCATCTTCCTCATCGTCCTGGCCTTCGCGCGCTTCGTCTCGCTGATGGAGCATCGCACCGACATCGAGACCGCGGCGCGCGACAGCCTGAGCATCGGGGCGAGCCTCCTGCGCGCCGAGGATGCCATCCTGGCCGAGCGGGTGGCCGACGGGGCGACACGCGCCCGGACCTTGCTGACCAGCGTCCTGCCGGAGGCCCTGCGCCCGGCCGGCTCCGTGGCGCTGATCAGCGACACGGACGGGGTCGTGGTGGCGGTCACGCCCGGCCATGAGCATCTGATCGGCCGCGAGGTCGCGGGGCTCCTGTCCGGCGCGCCGCCGCTTCTCGTGTTCGGCGAGCGGGCCGGGGTCATGGAGGCCGAGTTCGCCGGGCAGCCGGCCCTTGCCTCCGCCGCCGTCCTCGCCTCTCCGCTCGGCGCGGCGATCCTCGTGCAGGACCAGCGCACGCTGCTGGCCGAATGGCGGCGCACGGCCTCGGTCAACGTCACGCTCTTCGCACTGACCAGCATCGTGCTCCTCACCATCCTGCTCGCCTATTTCCGGCAGGCGACCCTTACCTCAGCCGCCGACAGCGCCTTCCTCGAGGCGCACCAGCGCGTGGAGACCGCCCTGTCGCGCGGGCGCTGCGGCCTGTGGGACTGGGACCTGGCGCGCGGGCGCATGTACTGGTCGCGCTCCATGTACGAAATCCTCGGGATGCCGCCGCAGGAGGACATCTTGTCCTTCGGCGAGATCGCCAAGCTGATGCATCCGGACGACGGCAGCTTCTTCGAGATCGCCCGCCAGATCGCCTCGGGCCGCATATCCAACATCGACCGCACCTTCCGCATGCGCCGCTGCGACGGGCAGTTCATCTGGCTGCGCGCGCGGGCCGAGGTGGTGCGCAGCCCGGAGAACGACATCCACCTCATCGGCGTGGCCGTGGATGTGAGCGAGAACCACGCGCTGGCGCGGCTGACCAGCGAGGCCAACGCCCGGCTCCAGAACGCGGTGGAGAACATCTCCGAGACGTTCGTGCTCTGGGACGCGGAGAACCGCCTCGTCCTGTGCAACTCGAAATACCAGGAGGTCTTCGGCCTGTCCGACGCGCTGGTGCGGCCCGGCTCCTCCATGGAGGCGGTGCGCGCGGCCTCTCGCAAGCCCATCGAGGAGCGCAAGCTCACGAGCCCGAGCTTCGTGGCGGGAGAGCGCGCCATGGAGGCGCTCCTGGCCGACGGGCGCTGGCTCCAGGTCTCCGAGCGGCTCACCAGCGATGGCGGCCATGTCTCCATCGGCACCGACATCACGCAGCTCAAGGTCCATCAGGAGCGGCTGAGCGATTCGGAGCGCCGGCTGATGGCCACGATCAACGATCTCTCCGCCTCGCGCCGGGACGCCGAGGCCAAGGCCCGCCAGCTCGCGGAGCTGAACGCAAGCTACGTGATCGAGAAGGAACGCGCCGAAAGCGCCAACCGCGCCAAGACGACCTTCCTCGCCAATATGAGCCACGAGCTTCGCACGCCGCTCAATGCCATCATCGGCTTTTCGGAGATCATGCGCGAGCAGAGCTTCGGCCCCATCGGCTCGGAGAAATACTGCGAATACGCCGCCGATATCCACCAGAGCGGCCACTGGCTGCTGAAGCTGATCAACGATATCTTGGACATGTCCAAGATCGAGGCGGGGCGCATGGCGCTCGTGGCCGAGGAGATCGACATCGGGGAGATGGTGGCCGAGGCGCTACGGATCACGCAGGTGCAGGCGGCCGACAAGCGCCTCGCCCTTTCCGCCGATATCTGCAGCGACCTGCATCTCGTGGCGGACCGGCGCGCCACCAAGCAGATCCTGCTCAACCTTCTGGCCAATGCGATGAAGTTCACCGGCCCGGAGGGGCAGGTCAGCGTGCGCGCGCGGCGCGTCGGAGACAAGGCCGTCGTCACCATCGTCGACAACGGCATCGGCATTCCCCGCGCCGCGCTGTCCAAGCTGGGCCGGCCGTTCGAGCAGGTGGAGAACGAGCTGACGCGCACCAACAAGGGCACGGGCCTCGGCCTTGCCATCGCGCGCTCGCTCATCGAGCTGCAAGGCGGCGCCATGCGCATTTCCAGCCGCGTGGGCGAAGGCACGGCGGTGTCCTTCCGCCTGCCGCTGACGGCGCCCGCGCAGGAGCAGCAGCGAAGCGCCGCCTGAGCAGGCCCTTACTCGTCTACTTCCGGCAGGGGCAGCAGCGCGGCGAAACGCTGCCGTACGATGGCGCCCTCGCTCTCCAGCCGCGCCTCGATGCCCGCCACCGGCTCGCCCATCGCCTCGGCGATGCGCTCGGCAAGGCCGCGCGGCAGATCCTCCGCGCGCCTCGCACCGTCCCCGCCAAGGCGCAGGAGCTGCACGAGCCGGGTGAGGCACCGCATGGCGGGCGCGAGGCCCTGCGTCTGCGGAAGGGTTTCGCCCAGCACCTCCAGTATGTCGGCCGTGGGCGCGCCGATGAGGCGCAGCGGCACGTGGTGGGCCAGAAGCGCCCACTGGGCCACGAATTCCAGGTCCACGAGGCCGCCGGGATTGAGCTTCACATCCAGCGGCCCCCGGCCCGGCTTGTCGCGCTCGATTCGCGCGCGCATCGACGCTACGTCGCGCGCCAGCGCCTGCGGGTCGCGCTCGCGCGCCACCGTCTCGCGCACGATGCGCGCCGCCTCGTCCATGAGAGCCGGGTCGCCCGCGATGGGGCGCGAGCGGGTGAGCGCCATGTGCTCCCAGGTCCAGGCCTCGTGTTCCTGATAGCGGCGGAACGCCTCGATATGGGTGGCGAGCGGCCCCTTGTTGCCGGAGGGGCGCAGGCGGAAGTCCACCTCGTAGAGAAGCCCCTCGGCCATCGGCGCGGTGAGCCCGGCGATCAGCCGCTGCGTGAGACGGGCATAGTAGGTGGAGACCGGCAGCGGCCGCTCGCCGTCCGATTCCTCGGCCGCCCCGTCATGGTCGAAGAACAGGATGAGATCGACATCCGAGGTCGCGGTCAGTTCGCGGCTGCCGAGCCGGCCCAGCCCCTGCAACGCGATCCGGCCGCCGGGAACGCGCCCGTGGGCGCGCGCGAACTCGCCCTCCACGGTGTGCAGGAGGGCGGCGATCACCACTTCGGCAAGGTCGGTGAAGGCAAGGCCGGCCTCCTCCCCCTCCACCACGCCCGAGAGAAGCCGCACGCCGATCAGGAATTTCTGCTCGGCGGCGAAGATGCGCAGCCGCACCAGCCGCTCCTCATGCGTGGAGGCGAGCCCCAGAAAGGCGCCGAGCCATTCCTCCATCGCCGCCTTCTTCGGCATCTCGCCGTAGAAGGCGGGGTCCAGCAGCGCGTCGAAAACATGCGGGCGTCGGGCGATGATCTCCGTCAGGCCGGGCGCGGAGGTGATGACGCGGGCCAGAAGGTCCAGAAGCTTGGGGTTGGAGGCGATGAGCGCGAAGAATTGCAGGCCCGAGGGCAGGCCCGCCAGGAAGCGGTCGAAACTGGCGAAGGCGGCATCGGGATCGCGCGCGCCGGCAAAGGCCGAGACGAGCGAGGGCAGCACCAGCGACATGCGCTCGCGCGCCGCGTCCGAGCGCAGCGCGCGATAGCGGCCCGCGCCCCAGCCGGCCAGGATGCGCGCCACATCCTGCGGGCGGTGGAAGCCCTTGGCCTCCAGCCATTGCAGCGCATCGCCATCCTCAGCATCGGCGAGCGCGCCGAGGATGGGCGCTTCCGCCACCGTCGAGCTGTGGCCCGCGAACAGCCCGGCAAAGCGCCGCTCCACCGTGCGAAGCCGCGCCAGGAGCGCCTCGGAGAAGGCATCGAGGCTCTCGAACCCCGCCAGCAGCGCCACACGGGTAAGCTCCGCCGGCTCCTCCGGCAGCGTATGCGTCTGCTCGTCCGCCAGCATTTGCAGCACGTGCTCCACATGCCGCAGGAACCAGTAGGCCTCCGTCAGCTCCTCGGCCGCCGACCGGTCGATCCAGCCGCCCTCGGCCAGCGCGAAGAGGGTTTCCTGCGTGCGGCGAAGGCGCAGCTCGGGCGCCCGCCCGCCCGCGATGAGCTGCTGGGTCTGCGCGAAGAACTCCACCTCGCGAATGCCGCCGCGACCGAGCTTGACGTTGTGCCCCGCCACCGCGATGGCCGAGAAGCCGCGATGGCGGTCGATCCGGTCCTTCATGGACTGGATGTCGCGCAGCGCCGCGAAGTCGAGATAGCGCCGCCATACGAAGGAGGCCATGGCGCGGGTGAACTCCTCGCCGGCCTGCCGGTCGCCCGCGATCACCCGCGCCTTGATCATCGCCGCGCGCTCCCAGTCGCGCCCCGCGCTCTCGTAATAGACGAGGGCGGTGGGCAGCGGGATGGCGAGAGGCATGGCGGAGGGGTCCGGCCGCAGCCGCAGGTCGGTGCGGAAGACGTAGCCGTCCCGCGAGCGCTCGCCGATAAGGCGCACCAGCCGCCGCGCGAGGCGCGAGAAGGTCTCCACGCTCTCGCCCTTGTCGAGAACCGCGGGCACCTGCGGGTCGAAGAGGAGGATGAGGTCGATATCGCTGGAATAGTTCAGCTCCCGCCCGCCGAGCTTGCCCATGCCCAGGACGAACAGCCCGCAGCCCGTTTCCGGCCGCGCCTTGTCCGGCAGGTCGAGCTGCCCGCGCCGGTCGAGGTCGAGGAGGCAGAACCGCAGCGCGGCGCGCACGGCGCCCTCCGCGAGGTCGGAGAGGTCGGCCGTGGTCCTCTGCCCGTCCGCCGCGCCGAAAAGGTCGCGAAGCGCGATCAGGAGCGCGGCCTCGGCCTTGGCCTCGCGCAGGAGCGTCATCATGCGCCCCTCCCCCGTCTCCTCCCCCGGAAGCGCGTCGAGCGCCCTTACGATGGCGCGGATGCGCTCGCCGGCGTCCACGTCGAACAGCCGTTCCAGCCATTGCGGCCAGCGCAGCATCGCCCCGCCCAGAAAGGGCGAAAGGTCGAGGATCGCGGCGAGGTTGTCGCGCTCCCGCGAAGGGGCCTGCGCCAGGGCGGCAAGGCGCGGGCATTCGGCGGCGCGGGCCGCCTCGGCCAGGTCGTTCAGCCACAGGCCGGCGCGCGCCTCGTCCAGCGGCCGCAGGCGCGCGCTCCCGCCGATCCTCCATGCCGGTGCCGCCATCCCCGTGCCTCCTCTCACGCGTTTGCCGAAGGTTTTCCCGTTCCGGCCGGAAAGTCGAGCGTGACGGAGAGGCCCGGGCCCGCATCCTCCAGGAGAATCGCTCCGTCATGCACGAGCGCGATCGCCTGGACGAGCGAGAGGCCGAGCCCCGAGCCGGGCTTGGTGCGGCTCTCGTCCAGCCGGTAGAAGCGCTCCAGCACGCGCTCGCGCCGGTCCGCCGGAATGCCGGGCCCGTTGTCGCTCACCGTCAGGCGGCAGCGCTCCCCCTCCATAGCCAGCCGCACGTCGATCTCCACGGGCCGGTCCTGCCCGCCGGCATATTTCAGCGCGTTGTCGATGAGGTTGGATAGCGCCTGCGCGATCAGCTCGCGGCTGACAAGGGCGGGCGCGGCGGAAGGCGTGTGGGTGCGGATCGTCGCCCCGGCCTCTTCCGCCAGCGGCTCGTAAAGCTCCGCGACATCGGCCACGATGGCCGAAAGGTCGGTCTCCACCTTCTCCACCGGATGGGAGCCCGCCTCCACCCGCCCGATCATCAAGAGCGCGTCGAAGGTGCGGATCATGCCGTCGGCCTCCGCGACGGCCGCCTCCAGCGCGGCGCGCGGGTCGGCATCGGGCGAGCGGTCGGCCATCGCCGCCTCGGCCCGGTTGCGAAGGCGCGTCAGCGGCGTCTTCAAATCGTGGGCGATGTTGTCGGACACCTGCCGCAGGCCGGACTGGAGAAGCGCCACGCGCGACAGCAGCGTGTTGAGATTCTCCGACAGGCGGTCGAACTCGTCGCCCGCGCCTGTCACGGGCAGGCGCTCGTTCAGGTCGCCGGCCAGGATTCGCGCGCTGGAAGCGGAAAGCCGGTCGATGCGCTGGAGCGCGGAGCGCCCGACGAAGAGCCACGCCGCCAGCGCCCCGATCCCCATCAGCCCGAGCGCGGCGATCAGCGCGTTGCGCACGATGAGGCGGAAGCGTTCCTGGTCCGTCTGGTCGCGCCCCACCAGGATGCGCATCCCGTTCGGAAGCTGCACCACCTCCGCCACGGCCAGATGCACGTCCGGCTCGCCGCCGTCCTCGTAGCGCTGATAGGCGAATATCCGGGAGGTGAAGCCCGGATCGTCGAGAACGCCGATATCGAGGCTCTGCACGTTGCCGGCCAGAATGCGCCCGGCCGGGTCCGTCATCAGATAGAGCGAGGCGCCCGGCTGGCGCGAGCGTCGGTCGATGGAGCGCACGAGACCGACGATGCCGGCGCGCTGGTAGATCAGGCCGAGCTCGGCCGTCTCCTCCGCGATGGCCGTGCGGCTCTGGCTCTGGAGAATGTTGGAGGCCGTCGCGGTGACGTAGATCACCAGCACCAGCGCGAAGATGGCGAAGAGGGCGAGATAGACGGCCGAGAGGCGAACGGCCGTCATGCGCATCAGCGCGCGCAGCCGCCTCATCTATTCTCCGGCACGCATGATGTAGCCCGAGCCGCGCACCGTGTGGAGCAGCGGCGTGCCGAAATCGCGCTCGATCTTGGCGCGCAGGCGCGAGATGTGAACGTCGATGACGTTGGTCTGCGGGTCGAAGTGATAGTCCCAGACATTTTCCAGAAGCATGGTGCGCGTCACCACCTGCCCCGCGTGCTTCATCAGATATTCGAGCAGGCGGAACTCGCGCGGTTGCAGGACGATGGCTCGCCCGGCGCGGCGCACCTCGTGCGAGAGGCGGTCCAGCTCGAGGTCGCCCACGCGGTAATGGGTTTCCACCTCCTTGGCGCCGCGGCGCCGGCCCAGCACCTCCACCCGCGCCAGAAGCTCGGAGAA containing:
- a CDS encoding DMT family transporter, which translates into the protein MPTPPMPVPTGANPLLGIGLKVLSVIVFVAMQSSLKAGGEGVPPGQLVFFRSFFALIPVVIYLAWLGELRTALRTDDLPGHVLRGVVGVVSMGLGFYALTRLPYPEWVTISYAAPLLTVVFAVIFLKEVVRAYRWAAVAIGLVGIVIVSAPNFTALGDPSGSAHATGALAALAGAAVAAVAMIQIRRLVRKEKTATIVVYFSLTSSLVALVTLPFGWVWLTPWQALLLIVAGFCGGVGQLLLTACYRHADTSTIAPFEYTSLVFAVAIGALVFDEPVGASTLVGGAIVVMAGIFIILRERQLGIERARARKVSPPQG
- the pepN gene encoding aminopeptidase N translates to MHDDDEQVIRLEDYRPTDFLIHEVDLLVCLFEGRAEVRAALTVERRPGSPEAASLSLDGDELTLTSLALDGERLPEGSYEVSPEALTLHGLPASGRFTLSIGTTLEPEKNTKLMGLYRTRGVWCTQCEAEGFRRITYFLDRPDVLATYRVRIEAPRAAAPVLLANGNPVESGPLEGGRHFALWHDPHPKPSYLFALVAGDLDVLKDDFTTAGGRKVDLAIYTEKGLSARSVYAMDALKRSMAWDERRFGREYDLDVFNIVAVSDFNMGAMENKGLNVFNHKYVLLDPDTATDGDYAGVETVIAHEYFHNWTGNRITCRDWFQLCLKEGLTVYRDQEFTADERSRAVKRIASVQLLKSQQFPEDQGPLQHPVRPTRYREINNFYTATVYDKGAELVRMIATILGPERFRAGMDLYFERHDGEAATIEDFLLCFEEAGGRSLERFRLWYAQAGTPTLSVRETYADGRLTLSLSQRLARGAAGTGTEPMHMPVRFGLVGSNGADMEAVPRAEGAKAEDGIIHLLEEKGEVVFEGLPERPLVSILRDFSAPVTLDFPQSREDRLALARLDPDAFGRWRALADLVGETLADAGRTGFSPADAAPVLQAVAAGAADEALEPSLRAQMAALPGEGEIARLVGQDVDPGRVHRARIAAMAELGRIGGESFARLLAEGAGEPFSPAPDSVGRRALRNTILAFVSLAAGDASRAERQFAGATNMTDRLAALAVLAHHFPREAATRKALERFHDTYAGDDLVLDKWFMLQASAAHEDALADVERLAAHPAFKLANPNRARALIGGFASANPLAFHRPDGAGYRFVARMLTELDRLNPQTAARLATAFRSWRSLEPGRRELAAQTLRAIAQGKQISRDLKDIVDRSLQ
- a CDS encoding sensor histidine kinase; translation: MPPLGLPPLHTLEPALRRGVPLVTVIFLIVLAFARFVSLMEHRTDIETAARDSLSIGASLLRAEDAILAERVADGATRARTLLTSVLPEALRPAGSVALISDTDGVVVAVTPGHEHLIGREVAGLLSGAPPLLVFGERAGVMEAEFAGQPALASAAVLASPLGAAILVQDQRTLLAEWRRTASVNVTLFALTSIVLLTILLAYFRQATLTSAADSAFLEAHQRVETALSRGRCGLWDWDLARGRMYWSRSMYEILGMPPQEDILSFGEIAKLMHPDDGSFFEIARQIASGRISNIDRTFRMRRCDGQFIWLRARAEVVRSPENDIHLIGVAVDVSENHALARLTSEANARLQNAVENISETFVLWDAENRLVLCNSKYQEVFGLSDALVRPGSSMEAVRAASRKPIEERKLTSPSFVAGERAMEALLADGRWLQVSERLTSDGGHVSIGTDITQLKVHQERLSDSERRLMATINDLSASRRDAEAKARQLAELNASYVIEKERAESANRAKTTFLANMSHELRTPLNAIIGFSEIMREQSFGPIGSEKYCEYAADIHQSGHWLLKLINDILDMSKIEAGRMALVAEEIDIGEMVAEALRITQVQAADKRLALSADICSDLHLVADRRATKQILLNLLANAMKFTGPEGQVSVRARRVGDKAVVTIVDNGIGIPRAALSKLGRPFEQVENELTRTNKGTGLGLAIARSLIELQGGAMRISSRVGEGTAVSFRLPLTAPAQEQQRSAA
- a CDS encoding bifunctional [glutamine synthetase] adenylyltransferase/[glutamine synthetase]-adenylyl-L-tyrosine phosphorylase, which codes for MAAPAWRIGGSARLRPLDEARAGLWLNDLAEAARAAECPRLAALAQAPSRERDNLAAILDLSPFLGGAMLRWPQWLERLFDVDAGERIRAIVRALDALPGEETGEGRMMTLLREAKAEAALLIALRDLFGAADGQRTTADLSDLAEGAVRAALRFCLLDLDRRGQLDLPDKARPETGCGLFVLGMGKLGGRELNYSSDIDLILLFDPQVPAVLDKGESVETFSRLARRLVRLIGERSRDGYVFRTDLRLRPDPSAMPLAIPLPTALVYYESAGRDWERAAMIKARVIAGDRQAGEEFTRAMASFVWRRYLDFAALRDIQSMKDRIDRHRGFSAIAVAGHNVKLGRGGIREVEFFAQTQQLIAGGRAPELRLRRTQETLFALAEGGWIDRSAAEELTEAYWFLRHVEHVLQMLADEQTHTLPEEPAELTRVALLAGFESLDAFSEALLARLRTVERRFAGLFAGHSSTVAEAPILGALADAEDGDALQWLEAKGFHRPQDVARILAGWGAGRYRALRSDAARERMSLVLPSLVSAFAGARDPDAAFASFDRFLAGLPSGLQFFALIASNPKLLDLLARVITSAPGLTEIIARRPHVFDALLDPAFYGEMPKKAAMEEWLGAFLGLASTHEERLVRLRIFAAEQKFLIGVRLLSGVVEGEEAGLAFTDLAEVVIAALLHTVEGEFARAHGRVPGGRIALQGLGRLGSRELTATSDVDLILFFDHDGAAEESDGERPLPVSTYYARLTQRLIAGLTAPMAEGLLYEVDFRLRPSGNKGPLATHIEAFRRYQEHEAWTWEHMALTRSRPIAGDPALMDEAARIVRETVARERDPQALARDVASMRARIERDKPGRGPLDVKLNPGGLVDLEFVAQWALLAHHVPLRLIGAPTADILEVLGETLPQTQGLAPAMRCLTRLVQLLRLGGDGARRAEDLPRGLAERIAEAMGEPVAGIEARLESEGAIVRQRFAALLPLPEVDE
- a CDS encoding sensor histidine kinase, with protein sequence MRRLRALMRMTAVRLSAVYLALFAIFALVLVIYVTATASNILQSQSRTAIAEETAELGLIYQRAGIVGLVRSIDRRSRQPGASLYLMTDPAGRILAGNVQSLDIGVLDDPGFTSRIFAYQRYEDGGEPDVHLAVAEVVQLPNGMRILVGRDQTDQERFRLIVRNALIAALGLMGIGALAAWLFVGRSALQRIDRLSASSARILAGDLNERLPVTGAGDEFDRLSENLNTLLSRVALLQSGLRQVSDNIAHDLKTPLTRLRNRAEAAMADRSPDADPRAALEAAVAEADGMIRTFDALLMIGRVEAGSHPVEKVETDLSAIVADVAELYEPLAEEAGATIRTHTPSAAPALVSRELIAQALSNLIDNALKYAGGQDRPVEIDVRLAMEGERCRLTVSDNGPGIPADRRERVLERFYRLDESRTKPGSGLGLSLVQAIALVHDGAILLEDAGPGLSVTLDFPAGTGKPSANA
- a CDS encoding response regulator transcription factor gives rise to the protein MKILLIEDDREAASYLLKALKEAGHVADHAADGASGFHMADSRDYDVLVVDRMLPERDGLSVISGLREKGNGTPVLILSALGQVDDRVTGLRAGGDDYLTKPFAFSELLARVEVLGRRRGAKEVETHYRVGDLELDRLSHEVRRAGRAIVLQPREFRLLEYLMKHAGQVVTRTMLLENVWDYHFDPQTNVIDVHISRLRAKIERDFGTPLLHTVRGSGYIMRAGE